In Phyllostomus discolor isolate MPI-MPIP mPhyDis1 chromosome 2, mPhyDis1.pri.v3, whole genome shotgun sequence, the following are encoded in one genomic region:
- the HDAC7 gene encoding histone deacetylase 7 isoform X4: MHSPGADGTQVTPGAHCPRPPGTGCHRPRAHAPGSQPQPMDLRVGQRPPVEPPQEPALLALQHPQHLHHHLFLAGLQQQRSVESMRLSMDTPMPELSVGQQEQELRQLLNKDKSKRSAVASSVVKQKLAEVILKKQQAALERTVHPSSPSIPYRTLEPLETEGAARSMLSSFLPPVPSLPSDPPEHFPLRKTVSEPNLKLRYKPKKSLERRKNPLLRKESAPPSLRRRPAETLGDSSPSSSSTPASGCSSPNDSEHGPNPILGSEVDGDRRTHPTLGPRGPVLGSPHAPLFLPHGLEPEAGGALPSRLQPILLLDPSVSHTPLLTVPGLGPLPFHFAQSLLTTERLSGSGLHRPLSRTRSEPLPPSATAPPSLGPLQPRLERLKPHVQLIKRPAKPSEKPRLRQIPSAEDLETDGGGVGPLGNDSLEHREPGRGPHEARGPVALQQHQQVFLWEQQRLAGRLPRVGTGDSLLLPLAQGGHRPLSRTQSSPAAPASLPTPEPVSQARVLPSSEAPARTLPFTTGLVYDSVMLKHQCSCGDNSRHPEHAGRIQSIWSRLQERGLRSQCECLRGRKASLEELQSVHSERHVLLYGTNPLSRLKLDNGKLAGLLAQRMFVMLPCGGVGVDTDTIWNELHSSNAARWAAGSVTDLAFKVASHELKNGFAVVRPPGHHADHSTAMGFCFFNSVAIACRQLQQQGKASRILIVDWDVHHGNGTQQTFYQDPTVLYISLHRHDDGNFFPGSGAVDEVGAGSGEGFNVNVAWAGGLDPPMGDPEYLTAFRKVVMPIAREFSPDLVLVSAGFDAAEGHPAPLGGYHVSAKCFGYMTQQLMSLAGGAVVLALEGGHDLTAICDASEACVAALLGNKVDPLSEEAWKQKPNLNAIRSLEAVIRVHSKYWGCMQRLASCPESWVPRVPGADAEVEAVTALASLSVGILAEERPSEQLAEEEEPMNL; the protein is encoded by the exons gCTGCCACAGGCCCCGTGCACACGCGCCAGGCTCTCAGCCCCAGCCCATGGACCTGCGGGTGGGCCAGCGGCCCCCGGTGGAGCCCCCGCAGGAGCCTGCACTGCTGGCCCTGCAGCACCCCCAGCACCTGCACCACCACCTCTTCCTGGCAGGCCTGCAGCAGCAGCGCTCGGTGGAGTCCATGAGG CTCTCAATGGACACACCGATGCCCGAATTGTCGGTGGGGCAACAGGAGCAAGAGCTGCGGCAGCTTCTCAACAAGGACAAGAGTAAGCGAA GTGCTGTGGCCAGCAGCGTAGTCAAGCAGAAGCTGGCAGAGGTGATTCTGAAGAAACAGCAGGCAGCCTTAGAGAGAACAGTCCATCCCAGTAGCCCCAGCATTCCGTACAG AACTCTGGAGCCCTTGGAGACAGAAGGAGCTGCCCGCTCCATGCTCAGCAGCTTCCTGCCTCCTGTTCCCAGCCTGCCCAGTGACCCCCCGGAACACTTCCCTCTGCGTAAGACAG TCTCTGAGCCCAACCTGAAGCTGCGCTACAAGCCCAAGAAGTCCCTGGAGCGGAGGAAGAATCCACTGCTCAGAAAGGAGAGCGCCCCGCCCAGCCTCCGGCGGCGGCCTGCAGAGACCCTTGGAG acTCCTccccgagcagcagcagcacaccTGCATCAGGGTGCAGCTCTCCCAACGACAGCGAGCACGGGCCCAACCCCATCCTGGGCTCCGAG gttgATGGTGACCGCAGGACCCATCCAACTCTGGGCCCTCGGGGGCCGGTCCTAGGGAGCCCCCAtgctcccctcttcctgccccatGGCCTGGAGCCCGAGGCTGGGGGTGCCCTGCCCTCTCGCCTGCAGCCCATTCTCCTCCTGGATCCCTCAGTCTCTCACACCCCCCTGCTGACTG TGCCCGGGCTTGGGCCCCTGCCCTTCCACTTTGCCCAGTCCTTACTGACCACCGAGCGGCTCTCCGGGTCAGGCCTCCACCGGCCGCTGAGCCGGACCCGCTCAGAGCCTTTGCCCCCAAGTGCCACCGCCCCCCCATCACTGggccccctgcagccccgcctGGAGCGGCTCAAACCTCACGTGCAGCTGATCAAG AGGCCGGCCAAGCCGAGTGAGAAGCCCCGACTGCGGCAGATACCCTCAGCCGAGGACCTAGAGACGGATGGTGGGGGAGTGGGGCCGCTGGGGAACGACAGCCTGGAACACAGGGAGCCGGGCCGTGGGCCGCATGAAGCCAGAGGCCCTGTTGCtctgcagcagcaccagcag GTGTTCCTGTGGGAGCAGCAGCGACTGGCCGGGCGGCTCCCCCGGGTAGGCACTGGAGACTCTTTGCTGCTTCCCCTGGCCCAGGGCGGTCACCGGCCCCTGTCCAGGACTCAGTCATCACCAGCTGCGCCTGCCTCACTGCCAACCCCAGAGCCCGTCAGCCAGGCCCGTGTCTTGCCCAGCTCAGAGGCCCCCGCCAGGACCCTGCCCTTCACCACAG GGCTGGTCTATGACTCGGTCATGCTGAAGCATCAGTGCTCCTGTGGAGACAACAGCAGGCACCCAGAGCATGCGGGCCGCATCCAGAGCATCTGGTCCCGGCTGCAGGAGCGCGGGCTCCGAAGCCAGTGTGAG TGTCTCCGGGGCCGGAAGGCCTCCCTGGAGGAGCTGCAGTCGGTGCACTCCGAGCGGCACGTGCTCCTCTATGGCACCAACCCCCTCAGCCGCCTCAAACTGGACAACGGGAAGCTGGCAG GGCTCCTGGCACAGAGGATGTTTGTGATGCTGCCCTGTGGTGGGGTTGGG GTGGACACTGACACCATCTGGAATGAACTGCACTCTTCCAATGCAGCCCGCTGGGCCGCCGGCAGTGTAACGGATCTGGCCTTCAAAGTGGCTTCCCACGAGCTAAAG AACGGTTTTGCTGTGGTTCGGCCCCCAGGACACCATGCAGACCATTCCACAGCCAT gGGCTTCTGCTTCTTCAACTCGGTGGCCATTGCCTGCCGGCAGCTGCAGCAACAGGGCAAGGCCAGCCGGATCCTCATCGTGGACTGG GATGTTCACCATGGCAACGGCACCCAGCAAACCTTCTACCAGGACCCCACTGTGCTCTACATCTCCCTGCATCGCCATGACGATGGCAACTTCTTCCCAGGCAGTGGGGCTGTGGATGAG GTGGGAGCTGGCAGCGGTGAGGGCTTCAATGTCAATGTCGCCTGGGCTGGAGGTCTGGACCCCCCAATGGGGGATCCTGAGTACCTGACTGCTTTCAG GAAAGTCGTGATGCCCATCGCCCGAGAGTTCTCTCCAGACCTGGTCCTGGTGTCCGCTGGGTTTGATGCTGCCGAGGGTCACCCGGCCCCACTGGGTGGCTACCATGTTTCCGCCAAAT GTTTTGGGTACATGACGCAGCAGCTGATGAGCTTGGCAGGAGGTGCAGTGGTGCTGGCCTTGGAGGGTGGCCATGACCTCACAGCCATCTGTGACGCCTCCGAGGCCTGTGTGGCTGCTCTTCTGGGCAACAAG GTGGACCCCCTCTCGGAAGAAGCCTGGAAACAGAAGCCCAACCTCAACGCCATCCGCTCCCTGGAAGCTGTGATCCGGGTGCACA GTAAATACTGGGGCTGCATGCAGCGCCTGGCCTCCTGTCCAGAGTCCTGGGTGCCCAGGGTGCCAGGAGCCGATGCAGAAGTAGAGGCAGTGACCGCACTGGCATCCCTCTCCGTGGGCATCTTGGCGGAAGAGAG GCCCTCAGAGCAGCTGGCGGAGGAGGAAGAACCTATGAATCTCTAA